The Flavobacterium sp. 140616W15 sequence GTTAATGTTGAGCTAGAACAACTTATCCAAACGGCAGGGAAAAGAAAAAAGATGATTGCCATGGAAAAAGTTGGTGTAGATATAGCCAAAGAATATTTTAAAACTTTTTTACGTAATCTAAAAATAGAGTTCAGAGGAAATCTAACCGAACTACAATTTGTGCAAGCACAAGAAGCCGTTTATCAAAAACAGCTTTCTTCAATGCAAACATTACTCAAAGCATATAGCAATCAAGTTACGCAAGGAAATATTGGTAAAGGAGAATATATTAGATTAAAAGCTTCTGAATTACAATTCTTAAAAGAAATAAGCGAACTCAAAAAAGAGAATAATTCATTGCAAAAAGAACTTAAAGTTCTTATGAATATGCCTGCTACAAGTTATATCAAAATTACCGATGAAGGTTTTGTTCCCGATAATAAAAACATCAATAACATAAACTTAGGCAATCTATTAGCTTCCGCTATAGAAAACAGACCAGACATGAAAGTGCTTAAGCTGGAAAATGAATACAATACGAATAAGTACAAATACGAAAAAGCCATGCGAACGCCCGATGTAACTCTTGGTGTAACGTATGATCGTGCTTCAAATATAATGAAGGATTTTGTTGGAGTAGGATTCTCTATGGATCTTCCTTTTTTAAATAGAAATCAAGGAAATATAAAAGCCGCAAAAATAAGTATTGACCAAGGCAAGCTACTTACCGAAGAGAAAGCAATAAGCGTACAAGCAGAGGTACTGCAAGCCTATGAAGACTTAATTGTAACCAAAAAACTTTATGATAGTGTGGACTCTAGTTATGAAGGAGATTTAGACAAACTTTTAGAAAGTTATCGTAAAAACTTCATGCAACGAAATACTAGTATACTAGAATATCTAGATTTTGTAGAAGCCTATTTAGAAAACAAATCTATACTGCTAAATTCTAAAAAAGATCTGAATAAAAACCTTGAAGAACTACGCTATATAGCAGGTCAGGAAATTAATTAATTCTCCTAATCCAGAATACTGCACAAATTATCTAAAAATAACAACAAACATAATGAAGAAACATATTTTACTTCCTATCCTTGGATTAATGCTCGTTTACGGGTGTGAAAAAAAAGAAGCAATTAAAGATACAACAGATGAAAAATTTTGTATTGACAAAAATCTAAAAGAAAAAATTACTATCGATCCTGTACAAAAACGTACGGTTAGTGAATCCATAAATCTTACAGGAAATATTACCTATAATAATGACCATGTAGTACAATTTAATAGCCTTGTAGAAGGAATTATAACCAAAACTACTTTTTCATTAGGTGATTATGTGAAAAAAGGGCAAGTACTAGCAGAAATAAAAAGTACAGAGCTAAACGGTATGCAATCAGAAAGTAAATCATTGCAATCACAATTATCCGTTGCTCAACGTCAGTTACAAGCAACAAAATCAATGTTTGATGATGGAATTGCTTCGCAA is a genomic window containing:
- a CDS encoding TolC family protein; protein product: MKRIILTLLVIVSHRGVAQITTINDTIVLSRTQAEALFLDKNLSLISEKLNIDIADAQVIQAKLWPNPTLNVGEINLWKNATVEDLPPMLGNFGRTTQVNVELEQLIQTAGKRKKMIAMEKVGVDIAKEYFKTFLRNLKIEFRGNLTELQFVQAQEAVYQKQLSSMQTLLKAYSNQVTQGNIGKGEYIRLKASELQFLKEISELKKENNSLQKELKVLMNMPATSYIKITDEGFVPDNKNINNINLGNLLASAIENRPDMKVLKLENEYNTNKYKYEKAMRTPDVTLGVTYDRASNIMKDFVGVGFSMDLPFLNRNQGNIKAAKISIDQGKLLTEEKAISVQAEVLQAYEDLIVTKKLYDSVDSSYEGDLDKLLESYRKNFMQRNTSILEYLDFVEAYLENKSILLNSKKDLNKNLEELRYIAGQEIN